A genome region from Natronobeatus ordinarius includes the following:
- a CDS encoding M20 family metallopeptidase, which produces MSATADFDPITFLEDAVATASHEDVGPMRDVLCETLEDNGVEPRVDEAGNVLASRGDDAGDEGSGEGAHVVLNTHIDTVSPHVPLEVDESAGVIRGRGSCDAKGPLAALLSAFLSADLDTGRLTLAITPDEEVLSTGAHALVSREDSSIRTADAVIVGEPTDLDVCTAAKGRFEGTIALSGANAHAAEPQSGINAVAALESVLGALKTFDEREDAPPEHPRLGAATLTPTVVEGGTATNQVPADCRLTVDRRSVPPETAEGFRTALCDHLRTAVPDDVAVDFAFAERQTPFLEAWETDPEETVARELATASGGRRRPFTAATEASYFAAHAPTVVFGPGVLADDEGAVAHAPREYVPRADVLAAAEALERVLSRLLADGPR; this is translated from the coding sequence GTGAGCGCGACCGCCGACTTCGACCCGATCACGTTTCTCGAGGACGCCGTCGCGACCGCCTCCCACGAGGACGTGGGACCGATGCGCGACGTGCTGTGCGAGACGCTCGAGGACAACGGCGTCGAGCCCCGCGTCGACGAGGCGGGGAACGTGCTGGCGAGCCGCGGCGACGACGCCGGCGACGAGGGCAGTGGAGAAGGCGCACACGTCGTCCTGAACACGCACATCGATACGGTCTCACCACACGTCCCGCTCGAGGTCGACGAGTCAGCCGGCGTGATCCGTGGCCGGGGCTCCTGTGACGCGAAGGGACCGCTCGCCGCTTTGCTGTCGGCGTTTCTCTCTGCCGACCTCGACACTGGCCGGCTCACGCTCGCGATCACGCCCGACGAGGAGGTACTGTCGACGGGCGCTCACGCGCTCGTCTCGCGCGAGGACTCGTCGATCCGGACGGCCGACGCCGTGATCGTCGGCGAGCCCACCGACCTCGACGTCTGCACCGCCGCGAAAGGTCGGTTCGAGGGGACGATCGCGCTCTCGGGGGCGAACGCCCACGCGGCCGAGCCCCAGAGCGGAATCAACGCGGTCGCGGCGCTCGAATCCGTCCTCGGGGCGTTGAAGACGTTCGACGAGCGCGAGGACGCCCCACCCGAGCACCCACGACTGGGCGCGGCGACGCTCACCCCCACCGTCGTCGAGGGCGGAACGGCGACGAACCAGGTGCCCGCCGACTGCCGGCTGACGGTCGACCGTCGAAGCGTCCCCCCAGAAACTGCCGAGGGCTTTCGGACGGCGCTGTGTGACCACCTGCGGACAGCCGTCCCGGACGACGTGGCTGTCGACTTCGCGTTCGCCGAGCGCCAGACGCCCTTCCTCGAGGCGTGGGAAACCGACCCCGAGGAAACGGTTGCCCGCGAACTCGCGACAGCGAGCGGAGGGAGACGGCGCCCGTTCACCGCCGCCACCGAGGCGTCGTACTTCGCCGCCCACGCGCCGACGGTCGTCTTCGGCCCCGGCGTCCTCGCTGACGATGAGGGCGCCGTCGCCCACGCCCCACGGGAGTACGTGCCAAGGGCAGACGTGCTGGCGGCGGCCGAGGCGCTCGAGCGAGTGCTCTCGCGGCTGCTCGCTGACGGCCCGCGGTAG
- a CDS encoding histidine kinase N-terminal 7TM domain-containing protein, whose product MTGVGVSTPTVIISATTAVAAVFTAVTWRYRDEPGGRTLTLCLLVLVGWGVSYTLALTTPSLERTADWLRLVFATFALVPPLWLGFVVQYTGRDELFSRTVAVVLFGLPIVTAATALSPWFDPLLVSDLSIEPNATLAVSAGPILVATFVFAYLLMLFATLLLVQLFLRARHLYRGQAVAILAAAAFPWAGNVFYLTGVFTGLDLTGALFVVSAATMTLALARFRLLDPIPTGHRTVLERLTDGVVVLTDDWRIGDANPAARWLLDVDDPVGNRIDALLESWPFDRDVETVTDWRELPVTIDGETRFLEAQVRPFRDHHNRIVGRAVTLRDVTGHKRRELALERYETIYESIREPVFVLDADGRFSIVNDPFLTLLEADETAVLGERPTAVFDLEADWPADAPGTDGDRLEADVVTSAAPVPCEIELAPVTPSSDADTEGWVGVVRDVSRRKAAERDLAETAETLESVITASPVGVIACDREGTIELWNPAAESILGWRTDEAIGRRLPIADDANDPLPVVDAARLDRLCELPLEDVPTARIELELRRADDARIDASVALARRHGPDATVDGYVAVVDDITERKARERTLRRQNERLETFASVLSHDLRNPLAIATGFTEVARETGDVDELERVEAALDRMTEIVDDLLELARAGEEIGATNSCSLRSAARDAWETTDTGETRLEIGDSRLIEADRTRLVQLLENLFRNAVEHSSTSPRSNAHEDAVEHSSTSPRSNAHEDAVEHSSTSPDSQARQDAVEHSSTSPRSKTHEDAVKHGKTQKQAFDGNESTTRTPVTVTVEATADGFAVSDDGAGIPPDEREAVFERGYTTDADGTGLGLAIVREIAEGHGWTITLTESDAGGARFEFAVSDQGFRSD is encoded by the coding sequence ATGACAGGTGTGGGGGTGAGCACACCGACGGTGATCATCTCGGCGACGACGGCCGTCGCGGCCGTCTTCACGGCAGTCACGTGGCGATACCGTGACGAGCCCGGCGGTCGAACGCTTACGCTGTGTCTCCTCGTCCTCGTCGGCTGGGGCGTCAGCTACACGCTCGCACTCACGACGCCCTCGCTCGAGCGGACGGCCGACTGGCTCCGCCTCGTGTTCGCGACGTTCGCGCTCGTCCCGCCCCTCTGGCTCGGTTTCGTCGTCCAGTACACGGGTCGTGACGAGCTGTTCTCACGAACGGTCGCCGTCGTCCTGTTCGGACTGCCGATCGTGACCGCCGCGACGGCACTGAGCCCGTGGTTCGACCCCCTCCTGGTCAGCGACCTGTCGATCGAACCGAACGCGACGCTCGCCGTCTCCGCGGGACCGATACTCGTGGCGACGTTCGTGTTCGCGTACCTCCTGATGTTGTTCGCGACGCTGTTGCTCGTCCAGCTCTTTCTCCGGGCGCGTCACCTCTACCGCGGCCAGGCCGTCGCGATCCTCGCGGCCGCGGCCTTCCCGTGGGCGGGCAACGTCTTCTACCTGACCGGCGTCTTCACCGGCCTCGACCTCACCGGCGCCCTGTTCGTTGTCTCGGCAGCGACGATGACGCTTGCCCTCGCTCGGTTTCGACTCCTCGACCCGATTCCGACCGGCCACCGGACCGTCCTCGAGCGCCTGACCGACGGCGTCGTCGTCCTCACCGACGACTGGCGAATCGGCGACGCGAACCCGGCCGCGCGGTGGCTGCTCGACGTCGACGACCCGGTCGGAAACCGAATCGACGCCCTCCTCGAGTCCTGGCCGTTCGACCGCGACGTCGAGACGGTCACCGACTGGCGCGAACTCCCCGTCACGATCGACGGCGAGACGCGGTTTCTCGAGGCCCAGGTGCGACCCTTCCGCGATCACCACAACCGAATCGTCGGCCGTGCGGTCACGCTCCGCGACGTTACGGGCCACAAACGGCGCGAACTGGCCCTCGAACGGTACGAGACGATCTACGAGTCGATCCGCGAACCCGTGTTCGTTCTCGACGCCGACGGCCGGTTTTCGATCGTCAACGACCCCTTCCTGACGCTGCTCGAGGCCGACGAGACGGCGGTGCTCGGCGAGCGACCGACGGCGGTGTTCGACCTCGAGGCCGACTGGCCCGCCGACGCGCCGGGAACCGACGGCGACCGACTCGAGGCCGACGTCGTGACGAGCGCCGCCCCCGTACCGTGTGAGATCGAACTCGCGCCCGTAACCCCCTCGTCGGACGCCGACACCGAGGGCTGGGTCGGCGTCGTCCGTGACGTCTCTCGCCGAAAGGCCGCCGAGCGCGACCTCGCCGAGACCGCCGAGACGCTCGAGTCGGTGATCACCGCCTCGCCGGTCGGCGTGATCGCCTGCGACCGCGAGGGAACGATCGAGCTGTGGAACCCGGCCGCCGAGTCGATCCTCGGCTGGCGCACCGACGAGGCGATCGGCCGACGGCTACCGATCGCCGACGACGCCAACGATCCCCTGCCCGTCGTCGACGCCGCACGGCTCGACCGGCTGTGTGAACTCCCGCTCGAGGACGTCCCCACGGCGCGAATCGAACTCGAACTCCGGCGGGCCGACGACGCCCGGATCGACGCGTCGGTCGCGCTTGCACGACGCCACGGTCCGGACGCCACCGTCGACGGCTACGTCGCCGTCGTCGACGACATCACGGAACGCAAAGCCCGCGAACGGACCCTCCGCCGCCAGAACGAACGCCTCGAAACGTTCGCGAGCGTCCTCAGTCACGACCTGCGTAACCCGCTCGCGATCGCGACCGGCTTCACCGAGGTGGCCCGGGAAACCGGCGACGTCGACGAACTCGAGCGCGTCGAGGCCGCCCTCGACCGAATGACCGAAATCGTCGACGACCTCCTCGAACTCGCACGCGCGGGCGAAGAGATCGGCGCGACGAACAGCTGCTCACTCCGCTCGGCCGCCCGCGACGCCTGGGAGACCACCGACACCGGCGAGACACGCCTCGAGATCGGAGACAGCCGACTGATCGAAGCCGACCGGACGCGACTCGTGCAGCTGCTCGAGAACCTGTTCCGGAACGCGGTGGAGCATAGCTCCACGAGCCCTCGTTCGAACGCTCACGAGGACGCCGTGGAACACAGTTCCACGAGCCCTCGTTCGAACGCTCACGAGGACGCCGTGGAACACAGTTCCACGAGCCCTGACTCACAGGCTCGTCAGGACGCCGTGGAGCATAGCTCCACGAGCCCTCGTTCGAAGACTCACGAGGACGCCGTAAAACACGGGAAGACGCAGAAACAGGCGTTCGACGGGAACGAATCGACGACCAGAACCCCCGTGACGGTGACCGTCGAGGCGACCGCCGACGGGTTCGCCGTCTCGGACGACGGAGCCGGCATCCCGCCCGACGAGCGCGAGGCAGTGTTCGAACGAGGGTACACGACCGACGCCGACGGCACCGGCCTCGGACTCGCCATCGTCCGAGAGATCGCCGAGGGCCACGGCTGGACGATCACCCTGACCGAGAGCGACGCCGGCGGCGCACGGTTCGAGTTCGCCGTCTCGGACCAGGGGTTTAGGAGCGACTAG
- a CDS encoding ArsA family ATPase, with protein sequence MTECLFYGGKGGVGKTTCAAATGLTLAETGRRTLVVSTDPAHSLADAFETDLGPEPRELRPNLEAVEIDPDTRAERYQRIATALAADLRAAGIRLEDEEIDRLFAAGTPAGGDELAALDLLVEYVDDGRWDVVVFDTAPTGHTLRLFDFPEVLGLALETTRSLQGQVRRLGDAARRMTLGPLSYLSGRDRDEGIEELQARLERARDLLVDPERTTFRIVTIPETMAIAESERLLERLREAGVTVETIVVNRVLEEADADCSRCQSRLHRHDERVETVRETFPDLEVLTLPETDGEIHGLETLSAIADRLPE encoded by the coding sequence GTGACCGAGTGTCTCTTCTACGGCGGCAAAGGCGGCGTCGGCAAAACGACCTGTGCAGCGGCCACGGGGCTCACCCTCGCCGAGACGGGCCGGCGGACGCTCGTCGTCTCGACCGATCCCGCCCACTCGCTGGCCGACGCCTTCGAGACCGACCTCGGTCCCGAGCCTCGCGAACTCCGTCCGAACCTCGAGGCGGTCGAGATCGACCCCGACACCCGGGCCGAGCGATACCAGCGCATCGCGACGGCACTCGCCGCCGACCTCCGAGCGGCCGGCATCCGCCTCGAGGACGAGGAGATCGACCGACTCTTCGCCGCCGGCACCCCGGCCGGGGGCGACGAACTCGCCGCGCTCGACCTGCTCGTCGAGTACGTCGACGACGGCCGCTGGGACGTCGTCGTCTTCGACACCGCACCGACGGGACACACTCTCCGGCTGTTCGACTTCCCCGAGGTGCTGGGACTCGCCCTCGAGACGACCCGCTCGCTCCAGGGACAGGTTCGACGCCTCGGCGACGCCGCCCGCCGGATGACCCTCGGCCCGCTCTCGTACCTCTCAGGCCGCGATCGCGACGAGGGAATCGAGGAGCTGCAGGCACGACTCGAGCGCGCCCGCGACCTGCTCGTCGATCCCGAACGGACGACGTTCCGGATCGTGACGATCCCCGAGACGATGGCCATCGCGGAGTCAGAACGCCTCCTCGAGCGGCTCCGCGAGGCCGGCGTCACCGTCGAGACGATCGTCGTCAACCGCGTCCTCGAGGAGGCCGACGCGGACTGTTCGCGCTGTCAGTCACGCCTGCACAGACACGACGAGCGCGTGGAGACCGTTCGTGAGACGTTTCCAGATCTCGAGGTACTCACCCTTCCAGAGACGGACGGCGAGATCCACGGCCTCGAGACGCTATCGGCGATCGCCGACCGACTGCCGGAGTGA
- a CDS encoding DUF7119 family protein, whose protein sequence is MTTDRPGDRADDRTRSIPTDRESPVGAPVIRGDESVTGSHARRAIQFDPTDPESVTEAADTVSQFANGGADDDHLYMLRGAAACAALVRGVGSYKAAAERASEAGEGDAVTVSFIRKWARVHDLPRSVRRQVALGRIAPTAAKHIARVAGEARLLLAWAVLDGDLTVREVRNVASAINNGVPIAEALAEYDVTLGELELTLPPTVYRDLRQRASLEGVEPDDLVADALEASLDDR, encoded by the coding sequence ATGACGACCGACCGTCCCGGTGACCGGGCCGACGACCGAACCCGGTCGATCCCGACCGACCGCGAGTCACCCGTCGGCGCGCCGGTCATCCGGGGCGACGAATCGGTCACCGGATCACACGCCCGCCGAGCCATCCAGTTCGATCCGACCGATCCCGAAAGCGTCACCGAGGCTGCCGACACCGTTTCCCAGTTCGCCAACGGGGGCGCAGACGACGACCACCTCTATATGCTCCGCGGTGCAGCCGCCTGTGCCGCCCTCGTTCGGGGCGTCGGCTCCTACAAGGCCGCCGCCGAACGAGCCAGCGAGGCGGGCGAGGGCGACGCCGTCACCGTCTCGTTCATCCGTAAGTGGGCCCGCGTTCACGACCTCCCCCGGTCGGTCCGGCGACAGGTCGCCCTCGGACGAATCGCGCCGACCGCCGCGAAACACATCGCCCGCGTCGCTGGCGAGGCTCGCCTGCTGCTCGCCTGGGCCGTCCTCGACGGCGACCTGACCGTCCGCGAGGTCCGCAACGTCGCGAGCGCGATCAACAACGGCGTCCCCATCGCCGAGGCCCTCGCCGAGTACGACGTCACCCTCGGCGAACTCGAACTCACCCTCCCGCCAACCGTCTACCGCGACCTCAGACAACGAGCCTCCCTCGAGGGCGTCGAACCCGACGACCTCGTCGCCGACGCACTCGAGGCGTCCCTCGACGACCGCTAG
- a CDS encoding ArgE/DapE family deacylase: MDFADDWDDELRSFAERLLRFETTAGNEAPAQEWLRERLEAFGFETYEWVAEAAQLASHPSFPDDPEAIQTSGRPSVAGVLEFGDPDAGPTLVLNGHVDVVPAGRESAWSGNPFEPRWDGDRLTARGAVDMKCGLAACVFAARHLAETGTDIDGRVVVESVVGEEEGGIGAAAAALSNPYPFDRDAAIVAEPTELRPITATEGSLMTRLRLEGRSAHAATRWHGESVLEHFERIRRAFMDLEAERGERVSHPLYEAFPTPWPVCFGTVEAGSWASTVPDELVAEIRIGVAPGETVDEVEREFEARLASVVDDEPWLESNPPEFERFSIQFEAAETDPDEPVVGAVQSAMAEVGLEESAVRGATYGADSRHYVAAGIPTVLFGPGSIQQAHFPDETIDWSEVLTAGETIARGARTFFAGER, from the coding sequence ATGGACTTCGCCGACGACTGGGACGACGAACTGCGATCGTTCGCGGAGCGACTGCTCCGGTTCGAGACGACGGCCGGGAACGAAGCGCCGGCTCAGGAGTGGCTTCGCGAGCGACTCGAGGCGTTCGGCTTCGAGACGTATGAGTGGGTCGCCGAGGCAGCCCAGCTGGCTTCCCATCCGTCGTTTCCCGACGATCCGGAGGCGATTCAAACGTCGGGGCGGCCGAGCGTTGCGGGCGTGCTCGAGTTCGGTGATCCCGATGCCGGGCCGACGCTGGTGTTGAACGGACACGTCGACGTCGTGCCAGCGGGACGAGAGAGCGCCTGGAGCGGGAACCCGTTCGAGCCCCGATGGGACGGTGACCGGCTCACCGCTCGCGGTGCGGTGGACATGAAGTGTGGGCTGGCGGCGTGCGTCTTCGCGGCGCGCCACCTCGCGGAGACGGGAACCGACATCGACGGGCGGGTCGTCGTCGAGAGCGTCGTCGGCGAGGAAGAGGGTGGCATCGGCGCGGCTGCGGCGGCGCTGTCGAATCCGTACCCGTTCGACCGTGACGCAGCGATCGTCGCCGAACCGACCGAGCTGCGACCGATCACGGCGACGGAGGGAAGTCTGATGACGCGGCTCCGCCTAGAGGGACGGTCGGCGCACGCGGCGACGCGGTGGCACGGCGAGTCGGTGCTGGAGCACTTCGAACGGATCCGACGGGCGTTTATGGACCTCGAGGCCGAGCGCGGTGAGCGAGTGAGCCATCCGCTCTACGAGGCGTTCCCGACGCCGTGGCCGGTCTGTTTCGGGACGGTCGAGGCGGGGTCGTGGGCGTCGACGGTGCCGGACGAGCTGGTCGCGGAGATTCGAATCGGCGTCGCGCCGGGAGAAACGGTCGACGAGGTCGAACGCGAGTTCGAGGCGCGGCTCGCGTCGGTCGTCGACGACGAGCCGTGGCTCGAGTCGAACCCACCCGAGTTCGAGCGCTTTTCGATTCAGTTCGAGGCGGCCGAGACCGACCCTGACGAACCGGTCGTCGGCGCCGTGCAGTCGGCGATGGCCGAGGTCGGACTCGAGGAGTCGGCCGTTCGGGGGGCGACGTACGGTGCGGACAGTCGCCACTACGTCGCGGCGGGGATTCCGACGGTACTGTTTGGACCTGGCAGTATCCAGCAGGCGCATTTCCCGGACGAGACGATCGATTGGTCCGAAGTGTTGACGGCAGGGGAGACGATCGCACGAGGGGCACGAACGTTCTTCGCCGGGGAGCGCTAG
- a CDS encoding SWIM zinc finger family protein, whose protein sequence is MNVDEEAIRSRCTDAVFERGRTYRREGRVRRLQRFDDVVTAIVQGSSAYDVTVEFDDGIDARCTCPYDGPGECKHVVAVILEVAVDEPRDESKRVTAILEAVPAADLRAFVRETLAANPDVRDRFLARFGDDDTPVEKYREEIEALFDQHTREYPVVTDAIDFSHFFDVADQYRSRGRYLPAASVYRAVFEGIDDNEDRIDAAYDHYARTLQSALEGYVECVLAADLGQDEFEKYSGVLEEQAMSAHPANSEQFYRAIDDLENRQS, encoded by the coding sequence ATGAACGTCGACGAAGAAGCGATCCGAAGCCGCTGTACCGACGCCGTCTTCGAGCGTGGCCGAACGTATCGCCGAGAGGGGCGAGTTCGGCGACTACAGCGATTCGACGACGTCGTCACCGCCATCGTCCAGGGCTCGAGCGCGTACGACGTGACCGTCGAGTTCGACGACGGCATCGACGCCCGATGTACGTGCCCCTACGACGGCCCGGGCGAGTGCAAACACGTCGTCGCGGTGATCCTCGAGGTCGCCGTTGACGAACCACGAGACGAGAGCAAGCGCGTCACGGCCATCCTCGAGGCCGTCCCGGCAGCCGATCTGCGGGCGTTCGTACGTGAGACGCTCGCGGCGAATCCGGACGTGCGCGACCGGTTCCTGGCGCGGTTCGGCGACGACGACACGCCCGTCGAGAAGTACCGCGAGGAGATCGAAGCGCTGTTCGACCAGCACACTCGGGAGTACCCAGTAGTCACCGACGCCATCGACTTCTCGCATTTCTTCGACGTGGCCGACCAGTATCGCAGCCGCGGCCGATACCTCCCAGCCGCGAGCGTCTATCGCGCCGTTTTCGAAGGAATCGACGACAACGAGGACAGAATCGACGCCGCCTACGACCACTACGCCCGGACGCTCCAGTCCGCACTCGAGGGATACGTCGAGTGCGTGCTCGCAGCCGATCTCGGTCAAGACGAGTTCGAGAAGTACAGTGGTGTGCTAGAGGAACAAGCGATGTCGGCGCACCCAGCTAACAGCGAGCAGTTTTATCGAGCGATCGACGACCTCGAAAACCGACAATCATAG